The Balaenoptera acutorostrata chromosome 2, mBalAcu1.1, whole genome shotgun sequence genomic sequence GCCAAAATTCTATATCAGTCTTTCCCCCGTCgctctcatttttcttaaatccCACATTACTTaatccttttgatttccatgtttCTCCTGCCTCATTGCAATATTTTCATAATCTTATCAGTGTTGTTGTAACAGTGGACATGTTTGCAGGGAACAATTCTCTTGGTTGCTTCCAGAAAGTTTTCAGTAACTTTTCTATAGTGGCCTGCATATTCTGTTAACCTCATGAGAAAACCCTTTCTGAtttgttgtttctcttttatttcgtTTCTAATGGGCATCCTTTTGAACTAAGGTTGCCGTATTTACCAATTTCTTAGAGTTTACCAGTATTGAGTTTAATGAATGCTATTGGCAAGTGATTAAATAAAATCCTAGAATTTAAGAACTGGAAGGGACCttagattgttttttaaattttatttatttttttatacagcaggttcttattagttatctattttatacatattagtgtatacatgtcaatcccaatttcccaattcatcccaccaccaccaccactccagctttccccccttggtgtccatacgtttgttctctacatctgtgtctctatttctaccttgcGAACaggttcgtctgtaccatttttctagattccacttatatgcgttaatatacaatatttgtttttctctgacttcactctgtatgacagtctctaaggaAGAGACCTTAGATTTCTGATTCTGAGTTTAAACCAGGGGAAGTAACGGTTGTTTTAGCCTAAAACATTTGGAAGTTATCTGCTGATGGAAAAGTTGAAGTGGCATTCAGTGTTTCTGGTGTTTATTAAGGAAGATCTCTTTGTttatatcagtggttctcaaacttaatTGTGTCTAAGAATCACAGGAAACTTACTAAACATGCAAAGCCCTCAGAAGTGTTTGATACCACAGACTTGTGAGGTGGCAGCCGGGAATCTACTTTGTTAATAAGCatcctcaggtttttttttttttttttttaattgaagtatagttgatttacatattgtgttagtttaaggtatacagcaaaatgattcagttatattttttcttgattatattccattataggttattacaagatattgaatataattccctgtgctatacagtaaatccttgttgcttatctcccAAGTCATTTTGGTTCATGTAGAACTGTGGCCACACTTTGGGAGACAGAGGGCTAGATGGACACAGATGACTAAGCTTCCAAAACAAGAAGTATTGATTAACCTGTATAGTGACTCCATCCAACATCAGAAGAGCTTAATAATAGGATATTTTCTTTTACCCTGATCTGTGCTCAAGGTCTAAAAAACTTAAAGAAAGAGTTGGGCAGAAATTAAGCTGtaccaaaataagaaaatttacttCTGTTAAATTGAGTTTTGGGAGATGGGATTTTCTGAGTTAAGAAACACGGAAGTATTTCTAAGATCAGTCATCTTTCCTCAGAAGGGTAAGACTTAATGAGAGTCAGGTTCTAACTACAACTGAAATCTAGAGATTCTCCCTCCAAACTCCTAGTGGACTAGTAAAAATGACTTGTGGAAAGAGCAAGTGTGTCTATATGTGTAAAGCAAGTGACGTctgatttcaaagaaaacaaaactgaagctTTTGTTCCCTTTTTAGTGATAAAGAATTCCCTTCAGAATAATTTGTAGGACTGGTGTCCCTAGCCCTTTCAGTTTGAGGTTTCCTTATCCCACCTAAATAGGACTGAAGCAGAAAGTTTTGTTGCATATGCTTCCACTTTCCAGCCTTTTAGCAAGTGTGTAGCTTTTAAAATCATCCTTTTTACCCAGATGTGATTGATCTCTGCTTACTGTGCTTGGCTTGAAAAGTTTGTGCCAAGTTTTGTTTTGTAGCAGTTACTTTACAAAGCTGCAGGGGGAAGCAGATAGCTGCTGATAGAGTTACAGTATGGAAATTAACTTGCTGATGTGAACCTCTTGTTTTTCTCCCTGTTGTCTATTAAACACATGCTCACTGTAGAATTATTTgattaacacattattgaccggAGACATATTAATACGTTTTTGTTACCTGAACTTTATTGACCAGAGATGTATCAATATGTTTTTAGAGAATGATACAATTAATTAACATCACCATGCTAAGTTGTTAGAGCTTAAATTGATCAAGGGTTCATTACACAATTTATGATTGCCGTTATCATTCACATTTTGCTCCATTAGGTTTTTGTTCCAACCTTGTGTATATTATAAACGCAAGTTTATTACCATAAGATTTTCAAAAATGACGCATCGTGAAGTTTTGAATGAAGAATTTTTCAGTGAATTTTATGCAGATACTTTCTCTAATTGTCCGAGCGACATATATACTAGTGTCTCAGAAGATGGTAGTTCTTCAGAGTATAGTTCTGATTCAGATGATGTGAGTATTAgaccaataaaaagacaaaaaaccttaGTGATTGATTCTAACacagaaagtgaaaatgaaacttATGGTGCTGGAGAATGCTCCTTTGCTTCTACAGAAGAGTGGGTTTTAGATAACATTTCATGAAAATTAGAAGACTTTACAGGTGTGTCAGGTGTAACTGTTGAATATAATCACCCACAAAGTGTTAGTGAAATAACAATTTTTGGTAATGACTTTTTCGAGTTGGTCGCTTCTCAAACAAACTTGAATcaccaacagaatgaaaaatcatataaaaagtaTGATGAGGCTTTAAAATGGACTGATGTGACCAATAGTGACATGAAGAAGTTTCTTGAAATAATCATTTTGATGGGACAAATAAGAAAATCACACTGGAAAGAATATAGATCGACTGATCCCTTACATAAAACACCTGTCTTTCCAAAGATTATGACGAGAAGAAGGTTCGAAGAAATAATGACGTTTCTTCACTTTAACGATAACTCGGAATCTCCACTTCCTGCAGACAGAATTTCGAAAGTTAAacctcttttggattattttctaccAAAGTTTCAGTCGATCTATATACCCAAACAAGAGCTATCACTTGATGAGGCAATGAAAGTGGAGAGGATGACGCATATTCAAAACCTATAATCCCAGAAAACTTACAAAATATGGAATTCTGGTCAGCATGGTTAGGGAAAGTGAAACTGGATATATATGCAACCTTGGGATTTACAACAGCGTGTCCACATctgaaatattgttgaaaaataaaaccagagtttGTGGGGCTATAAGAGAGAATCGTGGTCTACCAAACCAATTAAAGGAGAAATCTAAAAACCTACAGGGGAGAAATGACATTCTTATGGAAGGGAGAAGTGATTCTTCTATGGAAAGACAAGAGGCTAGTCTGCATGGTGACAACTATTCCTGACGCCTCCATGGCATCTacaggaaaggaagacaggaggACTGGCCATCAGATAATTAAGCCCACTTGTATATCagagtataataaatatatgaaaggagTTGGTCAGTCTGATCAATATCTGGCAAACTTCAGTATCTTCCAGAAAACTCGAAAATGGTATAAGAAAGTGGGTTTCTATTTGAGTAATTGCGGTTTATTCAGTGCGTTTAAGATTTATTGTAGCTTTaatgcacagaataaaatgacttaCAAGCAATTTTTGTTAGCAGTAGCTGGGGAATGGGTAACTGACCATGCTGGTGAATGCAGTGGTAGTCCCGCACCTAGTCCTTGTGGCATTTCTAAAAGAGCCCCCCACAAAGATCCACCTTGTCGACtatcaggtaaaataaaagaacatattctagaggaaataatacccacaggactaaaaaaaaaaatgctgccagaAAGTGTAGAGTCTGCCCTTCCAGGGGAAAGTGCAGTGAAACCCGGTATATTTGTAATAGATGTTCTGTTCCCCTGCACGGAGGTGCCTGATGTACTGCCTATCACGCGctaacaaaatattagaatgCTTTAGTAAGACATGTacaaagtttcaaataaataaagtgcAAAAAAAGTTGTTGATATTTACTCAAATGTGGCTGTTTCAGTGTTCACTTACATAACAAATTGCTGGCCACGGgcattagtttctgcaaaaatcccccggTCAGTAAGGTGTTAAGAGaaggtttttttaatgtaaaaaattttttgcaagagcaaatttttatcatttaataatgaaataatgatagAAGGGATATACACTTCTAAGTTCCAAGTCAAGTGTGTTTATGTTGTGTTCACTGACCTAAAGTATAGGGAATATCCCTAGCCAGCCACTTCATTGAGAGGGTCTCTGGTGGAGAGGGGTTGTTTTATGATTGATAAGGGAATGGGTGAACACCTTCTGACATTTTTGCCAGGTTACGCCAGTATTTAAAGTTATATCAGTTGGAGTTCTCTAGGATTTTGAGTCACAGAAAGCCATTCCAATAACTGAGCTTAAAAAGGAATTCACCTGTTTTTTTCTAGTACTTATATGGGTTCACTTTTTACATTTAGGCCTGCAATCCACTtggagtttattcttttttttttttttttttttttaaagaaaccttaattttttttttttaagtatttaattatttatttatttatggctgtgttgggtcttcgtttctgtgcgagggctttccctagctgcggcaagcgggggccactcttcatcgcggtgcgcgggcctctcactatcgtggcctctcttgttgcggagcacaggctccagacgcgcaggctcagtagttggggctcacgggcctagttgctccgcggcatgtgggatcttcccagaccagggctcgaacccgtgtcccctgcattggtaggcagattctcaaccactgcgccaccagggaagccctggagtttattcttgtgtatggtgtgacATAGcaatctaattttatctttttccaaatgaCTACCAACTTCTCCCAGCACTGTTTTTAAAAGTCCATCTTTGCCTCAGTGATGTAGTTAAATTTTAGTATCAACTAAGAAGACCAAGTTTGTATCCTTTCAAATGCTTACCTTCTTCCTGTTTGTTAGATAATCATTTAAAACCTAACTTAGTTTATAGTGGCATTATTTGTCAAAACAGAGAACCTCACTTAGACTCAGACTGGGACACCAGAGATTTGTGTggtaataaaatttcaaaataactgGAGAATTGATTAGTATAGAAGTGAGAAGCATGCTGTTGAGATGGTTTTCTgtgatatatttcaattttttcatctttaagaaaGTAGTGTTCCCCATGtcatgtgaatttctttttttattcctttaaaaataaattattagtttTGGCTCACAAAATATAAGGAAGACTAACACAAGGGCTATGCCTGTGACCCCTTGGGCTGTACTTCCCTTTCATAAACACCTTTTAGAACCCCAGACTCATGCTGCCCAAGCATTCTCTCACATCCTAACAGCTGCAGAGTATAGTATCCGACCACGTGGGAAGCTTAAGCAGACTCCCTGTAAGTTATGTGGGGGTCCTTTCCACTTaggtcttccagctcacttttgCCAGTATTAGGACAGCACTGGTTGTTCCAGCTGCCCATGTCCTAAAACTCTCATGAATGAATAGGTCACCGGCAAATTACGCCTGCACAGCccttgtaactttttaaaagtttttaaaaaggcctTTCTTAAACAGCAGTGGCTAAGGCCCCTTTGCTATATCCAGTCTTCTAAGCCCCAGGCTGCCTGTGGCACCTGGATGGCAGCCCCTGGGGGTCCCCCACATCCTAGGGTGGTGATGGAGGAAGGGCAGGCCAGGCCAAGCATGAAGAATAAACAGTCAATTTTATTGGGCTCAGACTAGGAATCCATGGGTCTTGAGGACCTCTGTGAAtttgtcagttttcttctctAGGTTCTTTTCGGCCTGCTTCCGTAGCCTCGTGAGCTGCTACTTTTTCCGGTAATGTATCTTGGCcttgtcctttctcttctcccccagGGCGGCTGTTACTGCCTGGTGCTTCCAGCCAACCTCATGAGCCAGGCGCCCTAGGTAGACAGACTTACGCGTAGGCTTCAGACGCACAACCTTGAGGGCGGCGGGAACCGCCAGCCGCTTTTTCTTGTCATAGGGTGGCGGGATCCCCTCAAACATCTTGAGGCGGTCCAGAGCGGCCTGGCCTCGCTTGGTCTTGTGGGGCAGCATGCCTCGCATTGTCCGCCCGAAGATGTGGCTGGGGGCTCCGAAGTGGTAGGGGCCACGGGAGGGGTTGGTGTTCATGCGCTTGCGGAGGAAGGCCAGGTACTTCCACTTGTTTCTGTAGAAATTGCCAGAAATGTTGATGCCCTCCCAGCGCACAACCACCACCTTTTGACCCAGAAGCACCTGCTCAGCCACGATGGTCGCCAGGCGGCCCAGGAGATGGCCTCGGCCATCGAGCAGCAGGACCTGCCCCTCCGCCATTTTCAGCAGCCCCCTGGGAAAGCATGTGAATTTCTTTTACCCGATGATACAAGAAAATAATTtcctggaaaacagaataaaataaaagatccCGAGCATCCCTGTATTTGTAAGGGCAAAGAATAAGTTTTAAACACT encodes the following:
- the LOC103005775 gene encoding 60S ribosomal protein L13a-like, which gives rise to MAEGQVLLLDGRGHLLGRLATIVAEQVLLGQKVVVVRWEGINISGNFYRNKWKYLAFLRKRMNTNPSRGPYHFGAPSHIFGRTMRGMLPHKTKRGQAALDRLKMFEGIPPPYDKKKRLAVPAALKVVRLKPTRKSVYLGRLAHEVGWKHQAVTAALGEKRKDKAKIHYRKK